A single region of the Syntrophotaleaceae bacterium genome encodes:
- the greA gene encoding transcription elongation factor GreA: MSRSIPMTQEGYRSLQEELKRLVRVERPKVVQDIAEARGHGDLSENAEYDAAKNRQGFIEGRIKELNDKIARAEVINPAELNADKVVFGATVTLFDVDSESEVCYQIVGEDEADLKKGKISVTSPVGRALIGHRLEDEVRIKVPSGLRVYEIVNIKYE, encoded by the coding sequence ATGTCACGCTCCATACCTATGACTCAGGAAGGCTACCGCAGTCTTCAGGAAGAACTGAAAAGACTGGTCCGGGTCGAACGCCCCAAGGTCGTACAGGATATTGCCGAGGCTCGGGGCCATGGCGATCTTTCGGAAAACGCCGAGTACGACGCGGCCAAAAACCGCCAGGGCTTCATCGAGGGCCGGATCAAGGAACTTAACGACAAGATTGCCCGGGCTGAGGTCATTAATCCTGCTGAACTCAATGCCGATAAGGTGGTTTTTGGGGCCACCGTCACTCTTTTCGACGTCGATTCCGAAAGTGAAGTCTGCTACCAGATTGTCGGGGAAGACGAAGCCGACCTGAAAAAGGGAAAGATCTCCGTCACCTCGCCGGTCGGCCGGGCACTCATCGGCCACCGTCTGGAGGATGAAGTCAGGATCAAGGTTCCTTCCGGCCTGCGTGTTTACGAAATCGTCAATATCAAGTACGAATGA
- the recG gene encoding ATP-dependent DNA helicase RecG: MTLTPPSAKSRQILTTPLDQVRGVGPRIAEKLAKMGLSDVESALYTLPNRYEDRRQFSKIAHIRENRLEVFTGEILAVGESVTARGKKLYEVLVGDGSGHISLKWFHYRQSLMQKKFSIGRWGVFIGEVRRFGSIREIHHPDVEFLEGKFSPGDLPSLDPLTYGCILPVYPLTEGLHQKNARKIWREIVDRYAHSVQTLLPEEVLVRHNLLPLGQALAESHWPARDASLKELEEGRDAARRTLVFDEFFFLELGLALKRQGEIFQEGFAFQVSHRYTRPLAKMLPYSLTEAQKRVLGEIKRDMMAPRPMNRLLQGDVGSGKTVVALMASLIAIENNTQVAVVAPTEILAEQHFLQFHSWLEKLGLSVVLLSGSTPAAEKRSLLARIAAGKVHLVVGTHAVLQEGVEFQNLGLGVIDEQHRFGVRQRGVLRKKGCHPDILVMTATPIPRSLALTVYGDLSLSVIDQLPPGRKPVKTRIVAHNNRQQAYEVIRREITGGRQAYIVYPLVEESEKSDLLAATEGAEQLRQAVFPGVTVGLLHGRMKAEEKEAVMRDFKEKRIQILVSTTVIEVGIDVPNATVMMVEHAERFGLAQLHQLRGRVGRGSAEGACLLIRSERCSEDGRRRLEVMAETNDGFRIAEADLEIRGPGEFLGTRQSGIPDFRVANLLRDGRILEEARQEAFRLVEQPDFLTNPQYEDLRQELKARWGSRLELASLG, encoded by the coding sequence ATGACCCTAACCCCGCCTTCCGCAAAATCCCGCCAAATTCTGACGACCCCCCTCGACCAGGTCCGGGGGGTCGGTCCGCGTATCGCCGAAAAACTGGCAAAAATGGGGCTCTCCGACGTGGAGAGCGCCCTCTATACTCTGCCGAACAGGTATGAAGACCGTCGTCAATTCAGTAAGATAGCCCATATTCGTGAGAATCGACTCGAAGTTTTTACCGGTGAGATCCTCGCCGTCGGGGAATCCGTCACGGCACGGGGCAAAAAGTTGTACGAAGTTCTTGTCGGTGACGGTTCGGGGCATATCTCTCTGAAATGGTTTCACTATCGGCAAAGCTTGATGCAGAAAAAATTTTCCATCGGCCGCTGGGGAGTATTTATCGGTGAGGTCCGTCGATTCGGTTCCATTCGAGAAATCCACCATCCCGACGTGGAATTCCTCGAAGGGAAATTCTCCCCGGGTGATCTGCCTTCCCTGGATCCTTTGACTTATGGCTGCATCCTTCCGGTATATCCTTTGACCGAAGGGCTGCATCAGAAAAACGCCCGCAAAATATGGAGGGAGATAGTCGACCGCTATGCCCACTCCGTCCAAACCCTTCTTCCCGAAGAGGTCCTCGTTCGCCACAACCTTTTACCTCTTGGACAGGCTCTGGCCGAAAGTCACTGGCCGGCGAGGGACGCCTCATTAAAAGAATTGGAAGAGGGGAGGGACGCGGCACGCCGTACCCTGGTTTTCGACGAATTCTTCTTCCTCGAGCTCGGCCTGGCCCTGAAGCGCCAGGGAGAAATTTTCCAGGAAGGGTTCGCTTTCCAGGTCAGTCATCGCTACACGCGGCCTCTGGCCAAGATGTTGCCCTACAGCCTCACGGAAGCCCAAAAAAGGGTATTGGGCGAGATCAAGCGGGACATGATGGCGCCGCGCCCTATGAACCGGCTGCTGCAAGGGGATGTGGGCAGCGGCAAAACCGTAGTCGCCCTGATGGCGTCCCTGATCGCGATCGAAAACAACACCCAGGTGGCCGTCGTGGCTCCTACGGAAATCCTCGCCGAGCAGCATTTCCTTCAGTTTCATTCTTGGTTGGAGAAGCTGGGTCTCTCGGTGGTCCTCCTGTCCGGTTCCACACCTGCAGCGGAGAAAAGGTCGTTGCTGGCCAGAATCGCTGCCGGAAAAGTACATTTGGTGGTGGGCACCCACGCTGTCCTTCAGGAGGGGGTCGAATTTCAGAATCTCGGGTTGGGCGTCATCGACGAACAGCATCGTTTCGGGGTCCGCCAAAGGGGTGTTTTGCGCAAAAAGGGGTGTCATCCGGATATCCTTGTAATGACGGCAACCCCGATACCCCGCAGTCTGGCGCTCACCGTATACGGCGATCTTTCACTGTCGGTCATCGATCAGCTACCTCCAGGCCGCAAACCGGTCAAAACCCGTATTGTCGCGCATAACAACAGGCAGCAAGCCTACGAAGTCATTCGCCGGGAAATTACGGGCGGCAGACAGGCCTACATCGTCTATCCATTGGTCGAGGAATCGGAAAAATCGGACCTGCTTGCAGCAACCGAAGGCGCCGAGCAGCTTCGTCAAGCGGTTTTCCCCGGGGTAACCGTCGGACTGCTGCACGGCCGCATGAAGGCCGAGGAAAAGGAAGCGGTGATGCGGGACTTCAAGGAGAAACGGATTCAGATCCTTGTCTCCACAACCGTCATTGAGGTGGGCATCGATGTTCCCAATGCCACCGTCATGATGGTGGAGCATGCCGAACGCTTCGGTCTGGCGCAATTGCACCAGCTGCGCGGCCGGGTTGGCCGGGGCTCCGCAGAGGGAGCCTGTCTGCTGATACGCTCCGAACGTTGCAGTGAGGACGGACGGAGAAGGCTTGAGGTCATGGCAGAAACCAACGACGGATTCCGTATCGCCGAAGCCGATCTCGAGATCCGGGGTCCCGGAGAATTCCTCGGCACCAGGCAATCCGGAATCCCCGATTTCCGCGTGGCCAATCTGCTGCGCGACGGCCGCATCCTGGAAGAAGCCCGTCAGGAAGCATTCCGTCTGGTCGAACAACCCGACTTTCTGACCAACCCTCAATACGAAGACCTGCGCCAGGAACTCAAGGCCCGGTGGGGGAGCCGTCTGGAATTGGCCAGCCTCGGATAA
- the carB gene encoding carbamoyl-phosphate synthase large subunit, translated as MPKRTDIEKILIIGAGPIIIGQACEFDYSGTQACKALKEEGYKVILLNSNPATIMTDPGFADRTYIEPVTPESLARIIEKERPDALLPTLGGQTALNTAVAVAKQGVLDKFGVELIGAKLPAIEKAEDRTLFKQAMERIGVPVPRSGLAHNYQEAMEVIEHVRFPAIIRPSFTLGGTGGGIAYNLEEYEAMAMAGIEASPSNEILVEESVIGWKEFELEVMRDMADNVVIICSIENFDAMGVHTGDSITVAPAQTLTDKEYQILRDASIRIIREIGVDTGGSNIQFGVNPRDGRLVVIEMNPRVSRSSALASKATGFPIAKIAAKLSVGYTLDEIPNDITRETFASFEPTIDYVVTKIPRFTFEKFPQANSVLTTQMKSVGEVMSIGRTFKESFQKALRSLEIGSHGFESRLFRSPAEHNRSLTEEEKNLLREKLQVPNWERPWYLADALRSGMTVEEIYELTGIDPWFLGNFNDIVRMENDLAAEKPIPGADEAQLALQLRSAKEYGFSDRRLAFLWDMKEDEVRSLRHRLGIRPVFKRVDTCGAEFVAYTPYLYSTYETECESQPTDKRKIMILGGGPNRIGQGIEFDYCCVHGVLALAEDGFETIMVNCNPETVSTDYDTSDRLYFEPLTLEDVLEIVALEKPEGVIVQFGGQTPLKLAVPLEKAGVPIIGTSPDAIDRAEDRERFQALLIKLGLRQPANGLARSFEEAEIVAGKIGYPVVVRPSYVLGGRAMEIVYQVEQLRNYMTHAVQASPDHPILVDKFLEQAIEVDVDALCDGQDVVIGGIMQHIEEAGIHSGDSACVLPPYSLPTEVVDEIRRQTIALALELNVVGLMNIQFAVKDRDIYLLEVNPRASRTVPFVSKATGRPLAKIAARLMAGKKLAEIGISGEIIPEYMSVKEAVFPFVKFPGVDTLLGPEMKSTGEVMGLDREFGKAFAKSQLGAGVKLPTSGKVFISVKDADKPLIVEGMRKLIRAGFKLVATRGTADYLQGQGIEVEPINKVKEGRPHCVDAIKSFEFGMVFNTTFGAASVADSFTIRRSALVHNVAYYTTVAGILAAIDAVLALQRETLDVTPLQEYYSTD; from the coding sequence ATGCCAAAACGTACCGACATCGAGAAGATTCTGATCATCGGCGCCGGGCCGATCATTATCGGCCAGGCCTGCGAGTTCGACTATTCCGGAACCCAGGCCTGCAAGGCTCTGAAGGAGGAAGGGTACAAGGTCATCCTCCTCAATTCCAACCCGGCCACCATCATGACCGACCCGGGTTTTGCCGACCGCACCTACATCGAACCGGTTACCCCGGAGTCATTGGCGCGCATCATCGAGAAGGAACGCCCCGACGCTTTGCTGCCGACCCTGGGGGGCCAGACGGCCCTCAATACGGCGGTGGCCGTGGCCAAACAGGGGGTCCTCGACAAGTTCGGTGTGGAACTAATCGGCGCCAAATTGCCGGCTATCGAAAAAGCCGAAGATCGCACCCTGTTCAAGCAGGCCATGGAAAGGATCGGCGTGCCGGTGCCCCGGTCCGGTCTTGCCCATAACTATCAGGAGGCCATGGAAGTTATAGAACACGTGCGCTTCCCGGCCATTATACGGCCCTCCTTTACCCTCGGCGGAACGGGCGGCGGCATCGCCTACAACCTCGAGGAGTACGAGGCGATGGCCATGGCCGGCATCGAGGCTTCACCCAGCAACGAGATCCTGGTGGAAGAATCGGTGATCGGCTGGAAGGAGTTCGAGCTCGAGGTCATGCGCGACATGGCCGACAACGTGGTCATCATCTGCTCCATCGAAAATTTCGATGCCATGGGGGTGCATACCGGCGATTCCATCACCGTCGCGCCCGCCCAGACGCTGACCGACAAGGAATATCAGATCCTGCGGGATGCCTCGATCCGGATCATTCGGGAAATCGGCGTCGATACGGGCGGATCGAATATCCAGTTCGGAGTCAACCCCCGGGATGGCCGGCTGGTGGTCATCGAAATGAATCCCCGCGTCTCACGGTCCTCGGCCCTGGCGTCCAAAGCGACAGGTTTCCCCATCGCCAAGATCGCGGCCAAACTCTCGGTAGGGTACACCCTGGACGAGATCCCCAACGATATCACCCGGGAAACCTTCGCCTCTTTTGAACCGACCATCGACTACGTCGTCACCAAAATACCTCGCTTTACTTTCGAAAAGTTCCCCCAGGCCAACAGTGTTCTGACTACCCAGATGAAATCGGTGGGCGAGGTGATGTCCATTGGACGGACCTTCAAGGAGAGCTTCCAGAAAGCGCTGCGCTCCCTGGAAATCGGTTCCCACGGTTTTGAAAGCCGGTTGTTCCGCTCTCCCGCCGAGCATAATCGCTCCCTTACCGAAGAGGAAAAGAACCTGCTCCGGGAAAAGCTCCAGGTGCCCAACTGGGAAAGGCCCTGGTACCTCGCGGATGCCTTGCGGTCCGGGATGACGGTTGAAGAGATTTACGAGCTGACCGGAATCGACCCCTGGTTTCTGGGCAACTTCAACGATATCGTGCGAATGGAAAACGATCTGGCGGCCGAAAAACCGATCCCCGGAGCCGATGAGGCGCAACTCGCCCTGCAGCTGCGGTCAGCCAAGGAGTACGGTTTTTCCGACCGTCGGCTGGCCTTTCTGTGGGACATGAAGGAGGACGAGGTCCGTAGCCTGCGTCATCGCCTCGGCATCCGGCCGGTATTCAAGAGGGTCGACACCTGCGGGGCGGAATTCGTTGCCTATACCCCGTATCTCTATTCAACTTATGAAACAGAGTGTGAAAGCCAGCCGACGGACAAGCGCAAGATCATGATTCTCGGCGGAGGCCCCAACCGCATCGGCCAGGGCATCGAGTTCGACTACTGCTGCGTGCACGGAGTGCTGGCCCTGGCCGAAGACGGATTCGAGACCATTATGGTCAACTGCAATCCGGAGACCGTTTCCACCGACTACGACACCTCAGATCGTCTCTATTTCGAGCCGCTGACCCTGGAGGATGTTCTGGAAATCGTGGCCCTGGAAAAACCGGAAGGGGTGATCGTGCAGTTCGGCGGCCAGACCCCGCTGAAACTTGCCGTGCCTTTGGAAAAGGCGGGCGTCCCGATCATCGGTACGTCTCCCGACGCCATCGACCGGGCCGAGGACCGGGAACGTTTTCAGGCCCTGCTGATCAAGCTCGGTCTGCGGCAGCCGGCCAACGGTCTGGCCCGCTCCTTTGAAGAAGCCGAAATCGTCGCCGGAAAAATCGGCTACCCGGTGGTGGTGCGCCCGTCCTATGTGCTGGGAGGCCGTGCCATGGAGATCGTCTACCAGGTTGAGCAGCTCAGGAACTACATGACCCATGCGGTGCAGGCTTCCCCGGATCATCCCATTCTGGTTGACAAGTTTCTCGAGCAGGCTATCGAGGTGGATGTGGATGCCCTCTGTGATGGCCAGGATGTGGTGATCGGCGGCATCATGCAGCATATCGAAGAAGCCGGCATTCACAGCGGCGATTCGGCCTGCGTTCTGCCGCCTTACTCCCTGCCGACCGAGGTTGTGGACGAGATCCGACGGCAGACCATCGCCCTGGCCCTTGAGCTCAACGTCGTCGGACTGATGAATATTCAGTTTGCCGTCAAGGACCGGGACATCTACCTGCTAGAAGTCAACCCCCGCGCCAGTCGCACGGTCCCCTTCGTCTCCAAGGCCACCGGCCGCCCGCTGGCCAAAATCGCCGCCCGCCTGATGGCCGGGAAAAAACTGGCCGAAATCGGCATTTCCGGTGAAATCATTCCCGAATACATGTCGGTCAAGGAAGCGGTTTTCCCCTTCGTCAAATTCCCGGGGGTCGACACTCTGCTCGGTCCCGAGATGAAATCGACCGGGGAAGTGATGGGGTTGGACCGGGAATTCGGAAAAGCCTTCGCCAAATCTCAACTCGGTGCCGGGGTCAAGCTGCCCACGTCCGGCAAGGTGTTTATCAGTGTCAAGGATGCCGACAAACCGCTGATCGTGGAGGGGATGAGAAAACTCATCCGGGCAGGCTTCAAGCTCGTGGCTACTCGCGGCACCGCTGATTATCTGCAAGGGCAGGGGATCGAGGTCGAGCCGATCAATAAGGTGAAGGAAGGCCGACCTCATTGCGTCGATGCCATCAAGAGCTTCGAATTCGGCATGGTTTTCAATACCACCTTCGGCGCCGCCTCGGTGGCCGATTCCTTCACCATCCGCCGATCGGCCCTGGTTCACAATGTGGCTTACTATACGACCGTCGCCGGAATCCTCGCCGCCATCGACGCCGTATTGGCCCTGCAGCGAGAAACACTTGACGTCACGCCGCTTCAAGAGTATTATTCCACCGATTAA
- a CDS encoding DUF1858 domain-containing protein — MSDKITKDMTFKDVLQMGPEVVQVFMKYKMGCIGCAAAKFESVEQGAKAHGIDVEALLRDLNAAVAK, encoded by the coding sequence ATGAGTGACAAAATCACCAAGGACATGACCTTCAAGGATGTTCTGCAGATGGGCCCGGAAGTGGTCCAGGTATTCATGAAGTACAAGATGGGTTGTATAGGATGCGCCGCAGCCAAGTTTGAAAGCGTGGAACAGGGCGCCAAGGCCCATGGCATCGATGTTGAAGCCCTGCTTCGCGATCTCAACGCTGCCGTCGCCAAATAA